The Pelmatolapia mariae isolate MD_Pm_ZW linkage group LG10_11, Pm_UMD_F_2, whole genome shotgun sequence genome includes a region encoding these proteins:
- the LOC134638035 gene encoding uncharacterized protein LOC134638035 isoform X7 yields MTTEATAVTEADTEGKQKTSGAEPEPENKQKAEAATSDPEGEQSSTKAQEQVTEPGPAEAATSPEEEQLKPRTRTSAGKGLSRLFSSFLKRRSQCSEEEVFEAEKAKDEKADKEEKVDKKEEETVEEGKSQDKEAKAEEEKPEVKEVKKKDDKAEPKEEKKNVEEKVEKKGSKKKKKEAKKKAEEKDEEKVKKEETKKETKKEETKKGEEKLMKKEEQNEEGTTQQTVEKEEKKVEKKEEEKKETAEVKGKAADAGKKEEEKVDKKVAKKKEKEEKLKKKEEEKAKRKAEEEERIKKREEEKAKKKEEEKAREAERAKKKEDEKAKKKEEEKTKEEKAKTKEEEKPKEELKKKEDEKVKEEAKKKEKEGEEAKPEEKEEKEENKEKKKDKGKSKGKKEEKEVKGPSEEQVKAPIAAPEPELKTEPDIEQAADQHSISSTEAQPAQEEHKEEAVIKEPEAVEEVKQEDTEKIVEEPAEKEEPAEKEEPIKEEEKEQKQAKKEKPAKEKTEKKTEEVKGSKRQKTMQCKVTLLDDAQFECELDKHAKGQELLTKVCDHVNLLEKDYFGLAHWETPTSKTWLEPTKEIRKQVPGAVYEFTFNVKFYPPDPAQLTEDLTRYFLCLQLRKDIMRGVLPCSFVTLSLLGSYTAQSELGEYDPELHGTDYVKDLNLAPGQSKELEEKVMDLHRTYRSMSPAQADMLFLENAKKLAMYGVDLHQAKDLDGVDIMLGVCSSGLMVYKDKLRINRFPWPKVLKISYKRSSFFIKIRPSEQEQYESTIGFKLPNYKASKKLWKVCVEHHTFFRVSTVEPPSSRRFLALGSKFRYSGRTQAQTRQASSMIDRPAPRFTRSASKRLSRNLDGEPGDETLQFLQVVSASARTQVDDWSLLMVSDRPQPSSEFTAGREFEQNFTQSREEEEGRTVGTETGTAGPQTIIQTVSQPWQDLASDDDHQQRRTEDEWFILLDHQPHIPFISPFDFVEEPAETSLAKTSSMDHQLEPVAINQDDWFLYFDRLLSVSPSEHFEKPQISTTEGEEEEQVISMKEQQMITEEMIGRMRETVMLVDAFTEKEILEGRLRDVRDLEERLQEIDEIAGRIQHAVEEELGEEEVEKLKQEERDMEQKQLIQAKGVTEVVVRKSVRRRVIKEGEEGEVDELEEQIKEVFLKDLLPEEEDIVVKRESEKQVGKEVVETLREGESNLEQKQSIQSRGITDMVVRKSVRRIDTSEGEVDDLEEQIKRVKWEGEEDTDDSFREKLREMEQEWQDADVAGSAAVAGYKKVQRRTEKIVTIVQERGQQQEDMEDVQGQSGVASEEMLERQELWRKTEVVEERPQREVTERSEGLSQARVDDVWFILLDQPPHKAGFKTPVADVERVQVDKGGYFNPEKEKPHISVERVDDWFVLLDFIPRQKLFGPSVTHMEERKEMAIEDRSRYIGEKLQHQVSDRVDDWFVLLDVFSRQTSHAPPVTFSERIAAPPEERASLIEVTALEQRERRVDILVEGADAKQTLPEREGVALLQDAKEGEDDWFVLLDVPIRQPSFVAPASMAEYVEVYTRESVSALTEAEAVDPRRELVVEDAVVEKVEAEAPKQVIPDVPIVSMSMQTKIYPDVSTEVKSIEQRLLQIDQVTPQPSQPEREDDWFALFGTAHNEVMIPTVTPAQIVPEMKTFEVEVTEKWKKTVIGADGRQDRTSVSEIRASQIASLSEREDDWFVLFEKPVVVQPVKPIIDLVATTEARVKIVEGVRPPVKMVKIETARAGKVDDDWFVLLDVAAKAPAAGVERIHIYPDVRPAKELTLTEQAAQQTITVVERIRQQQQDVVQPRPAVREVEDDWFTLLDKSLKKTAAVSEREQLPAQVTVPAAAAATKKITISETKPEFEKRILEERPSQTRVSDNWFVLLEGDLKASAASAQRGTRPVSAPVFSQAALMEAGIPMAPLDQPQTSTPIKTSRQEERKLQVTVEAVEPSKIETGADAKPAVWRDQRELDSSLISTMNGDIQHESETTNTEVVRMRKKRAKKIEGDSIYIRHSQLMLEDFDKPQEVLLRHHASISELKRNFMEAVPDSRPSEWDKRLSTHSPFRTLGINGQPLPSADGFVIRLPRGPLLDFYSKRS; encoded by the exons ATGACAACAGAGGCAACTGCCGTGACTGAGGCAGACACTGAGGGCAAGCAGAAGACCAGTGGCGCTGAGCCCGAACCAGAGAACAAGCAGAAGGCAGAGGCGGCGACATCTGACCCAGAGGGGGAGCAGTCGAGCACAAAGGCCCAGGAACAGGTCACTGAGCCTGGGCCTGCCGAAGCAGCGACCTCCCCTGAGGAGGAGCAGCTAAAGCCTCGTACCAGGACCTCTGCTGGTAAAGGCCTTTCTCGTCtcttctcctctttcctcaAACGCCGATCGCagtgctcagaggaagaggtgTTTGAGGCAGAAAAAGCCAAAGACGAAAAGgcagacaaagaggaaaaagtagataagaaagaagaggagacgGTGGAAGAAGGGAAAAGTCAAGACAAGGAGGCCAAAGCAGAGGAGGAAAAACCAGAGGTGaaagaagtgaaaaagaaagacGACAAAGCAGAAcctaaagaagagaaaaagaatgTGGAAGAAAAAGTAGAGAAGAAAggtagcaaaaagaaaaagaaagaggccaagaaaaaagcagaagaaaaggatgaAGAGAAAGTGAAAAAGGAGGAGAcaaaaaaggagacaaaaaagGAGGAGACAAAAAAGGGGGAGGAAAAGTTGATGAAAAAAGAGGAGCAAAACGAGGAAGGGACGACACAGCAGACTGtagaaaaggaggaaaagaaagtggagaaaaaggaagaggaaaagaaggaaaCTGCTGAGGTCAAAGGCAAGGCAGCAGACGCTGGAaagaaggaggaagaaaaggtTGACAAGAAGgtggcaaagaaaaaagaaaaagaggagaaattaaagaagaaagaggaggagaaagcaaaaaggaaagcagaggaagaagagaggataAAAAAGAGGGAAGAGgaaaaagcaaagaagaaagaagaagaaaaagccaGAGAAGCCGAGAGAGCGAAGAAGAAAGAGGACGAAAAAGctaagaagaaagaagaggagaaaacgaaagaggaaaaagcaaaaacaaaagaagaggaaaaaccaAAAGAGGagttgaagaaaaaagaagacgaaaaggtaaaagaagaagcaaagaagaaagagaaagaaggggAGGAAGCAAAGCCggaagaaaaggaggaaaaagaagagaacaaagagaagaaaaaagacaagggaaagagcaaaggaaagaaggaggagaaggaagTGAAAGGGCCAAGTGAGGAGCAGGTGAAAGCACCGATTGCTGCTCCTGAGCCCGAGCTTAAAACTGAGCCAGATATTGAGCAGGCTGCTGATCAGCACTCTATAAGCAGCACAGAGGCACAG CCAGCCCAAGAGGAACACAAGGAAGAGGCTGTGATAAAAGAGCCTGAAGCAGTGGAAGAAGTGAAACAGGAGGACACGGAGAAAATAGTGGAAGAACCAGCAGAAAAGGAAGAACCAGCAGAAAAGGAAGAGCCAAtcaaagaagaggaaaaggaaCAAAAGCAGGCAAAGAAAGAGAAGCctgcaaaagaaaagacagaaaagaagacTGAAGAGGTTAAAGGCTCTAAACGGCAGAAGACCATGCAGTGCAAAGTCACCCTGCTGGACGACGCTCAGTTTGAGTGTGAACTTGAT AAACATGCTAAAGGCCAAGAACTTCTTACAAAGGTGTGTGACCATGTTAACCTCCTGGAGAAAGACTACTTTGGCCTGGCTCACTGGGAAACCCCAACCAGCAAG ACATGGTTGGAACCCACCAAAGAGATACGGAAACAGGTTCCAGGTGCTGTCTATGAGTTTACATTCAACGTCAAGTTCTACCCTCCTGATCCAGCTCAGCTTACTGAAGACCTAACCAG GTACTTTCTGTGTCTCCAGCTGAGAAAGGACATTATGCGTGGTGTTCTTCCTTGTTCCTTTGTCACACTGTCCCTGCTGGGCTCCTACACAGCCCAGTCAGAACTCGGAGAGTATGACCCCGAGCTCCATGGAACAGACTACGTTAaagatttgaacctggcccccGGACAGAGCAAAGAGCTGGAGGAAAAAGTGATGGATCTGCACCGCACATACAG ATCAATGAGTCCAGCCCAGGCAGACATGCTGTTTCTGGAAAATGCCAAGAAGCTCGCCATGTATGGAGTTGACCTGCACCAAGCCAag GATCTGGACGGTGTTGATATAATGCTGGGCGTTTGCTCCAGTGGTCTGATGGTTTACAAAGACAAGCTGAGGATCAACCGTTTCCCTTGGCCCAAAGTGCTCAAGATCTCATACAAACGGAGCAGCTTTTTTATCAAAATCAGGCCATCAGAG CAAGAGCAGTATGAAAGCACCATTGGTTTCAAGCTGCCCAACTACAAAGCCTCAAAGAAGCTGTGGAAAGTTTGTGTTGAACATCATACCTTCTTCAG GGTTTCAACAGTGGAGCCGCCCTCTTCACGTCGCTTCCTCGCCTTGGGCTCTAAGTTCCGGTACAGCGGTCGTACTCAGGCCCAGACCCGCCAGGCGAGCTCCATGATCGACCGGCCGGCACCTCGCTTCACACGATCTGCAAGCAAGAGGCTGTCTCGCAACCTAGATGGAG AACCTGGAGATGAAACTCTCCAGTTTCTGCAGGTAGTCTCAGCATCAGCCAGGACTCAGGTTGATGATTGGTCACTGCTGATGGTATCTGACAGACCCCAGCCTTCTTCCGAATTCACAG CCGGAAGGGAGTTTGAGCAGAATTTCACTCAGTCccgggaggaggaggaggggcgtACTGTTGGCACGGAGACTGGGACTGCTGGTCCTCAAACCATTATCCAGACAGTCAGTCAGCCGTGGCAGGATCTGGCGAGCGATGACGATCACCAGCAGAGGAGAACGGAAGATGAATGGTTTATTCTTCTGGATCATCAGCCTCATATTCCATTTATCTCACCCTTTGATTTTGTTGAAGAGCCAG CTGAAACTAGCTTGGCAAAAACGAGCTCTATGGACCACCAACTGGAACCAGTGGCGATAAATCAGGATGACTGGTTCCTGTACTTTGACCGTCTGCTCAGCGTGTCTCCCTCTGAGCATTTTGAAAAACCTCAAA TCTCTACCacggagggggaggaggaggagcaggtcATAAGCATGAAAGAACAGCAAATGATCACTGAGGAGATGATTGGGAGGATGCGGGAAACAGTGATGTTGGTGGATGCATTTACAGAGAAGGAAATTTTGGAAGGAAGATTGAGGGACGTGAGGGATCTTGAGGAAAGGCTACAAGAAATTGATGAAATTGCAGGGAGAATTCAGCATGCAGTAGAGGAAGAACTGGGGGAGGAAGAGGTAGAAAAGCTAAAACAAGAAGAGAGAGACATGGAGCAGAAACAGTTGATCCAAGCCAAAGGTGTAACAGAAGTGGTGGTGAGGAAATCTGTGAGGAGAAGAGTTATAAAAGAGGGTGAAGAAGGCGAAGTGGACGAATTGGAAGAACAAATAAAagaggtgtttttaaaagacttgTTGCCTGAGGAGGAAGACATCGTGGTGAAGCGGGAGAGCGAAAAACAAGTGGGGAAGGAAGTGGTAGAAACGTTAAGGGAAGGAGAGAGCAATTTGGAGCAGAAACAGTCAATCCAATCCAGGGGTATAACGGACATGGTGGTGAGGAAATCTGTGCGGAGAATAGATACAAGTGAGGGTGAAGTGGATGACTTGGAAGAACAAATAAAACGGGTGAAGTGGGAGGGTGAAGAAGATACAGACGATAGCTTTAGAGAGAAACTGCGTGAAATGGAACAGGAGTGGCAAGATGCAGACGTCGCTGGCTCTGCTGCTGTAGCAGGATACAAGAAGGTTCAGCGTAGGACTGAGAAGATAGTGACTATTGTACAAGAGAGGGGACAGCAGCAGGAAGACATGGAAGACGTGCAGGGACAGTCTGGTGTTGCATCAGAGGAGATGTTAGAAAGACAGGAACTGTGGCGTAAGACAGAAGTGGTGGAGGAGAGGCCACAGAGGGAGGTTACAGAGAGGTCAGAAGGTCTGTCTCAGGCGAGAGTTGATGATGTTTGGTTTATACTTTTAGATCAGCCTCCACACAAAGctggtttcaaaacaccag TTGCCGATGTGGAACGTGTTCAAGTGGACAAGGGTGGTTATTTCAACCCTGAGAAAGAAAAACCACATATAAGCGTTGAACGGGTTGATGACTGGTTTGTGTTGCTGGATTTTATTCCCCGACAAAAGCTTTTTGGGCCATCAG TTACTCACATggaagagaggaaagaaatGGCAATCGAAGACAGATCGAGATATATAGGAGAAAAACTACAACACCAAGTGTCAGACAGAGTTGATGATTGGTTTGTGTTACTGGATGTTTTTTCAAGACAAACGTCACACGCACCGCCAG TCACCTTTTCAGAGCGAATTGCTGCTCCCCCAGAGGAACGTGCCTCTCTGATTGAAGTAACAGCTCTTgagcagagagaaagaagagttGACATTTTGGTTGAAGGTGCTGACGCAAAACAAACGCTGCCAGAAAGGGAGGGGGTAGCACTTCTACAGGATGCGAAAGAGGGAGAAGATGActggtttgtgctgctggaTGTTCCCATTAGGCAGCCCTCATTTGTGGCACCAG CTTCCATGGCTGAGTATGTTGAGGTTTACACCAGAGAGAGCGTTTCTGCCTTGACTGAAGCAGAGGCTGTTGATCCCAGGCGGGAGCTTGTAGTTGAGGATGCTGTTGTGGAGAAAGTGGAAGCAGAGGCTCCCAAGCAAGTTATTCCAGATGTGCCTATAG tttctATGTCGATGCAGACTAAAATCTATCCAGATGTTTCAACTGAAGTGAAAAGTATAGAGCAGAGATTGCTTCAGATTGACCAGGTTACACCACAGCCTTCCCAGCCAGAGAGAGAAGATGACTGGTTTGCTCTGTTTGGTACTGCACATAATGAAGTCATGATACCAACAG TGACTCCAGCTCAGATTGTTCCGGAAATGAAGACTTTTGAGGTTGAGGTGACCGAAAAATGGAAGAAGACAGTAATTGGTGCGGACGGCCGGCAAGACAGGACAAGTGTGTCTGAAATTAGAGCGAGCCAAATTGCCTCCCTCTCTGAGAGAGAAGATGATTGGTTTGTCCTGTTTGAAAAGCCTGTGGTCGTACAACCAG TTAAACCTATTATTGATCTAGTGGCAACCACTGAAGCAAGAGTGAAGATCGTGGAAGGTGTGAGGCCACCTGTGAAGATGGTGAAGATTGAAACGGCAAGAGCAGGAAAAGTGGATGATGATTGGTTTGTGCTGCTGGATGTAGCAGCAAAAGCACCAG CTGCTGGGGTGGAACGCATCCATATATATCCTGATGTAAGACCTGCTAAAGAGCTTACACTTACAGAGCAGGCAGCACAGCAGACAATTACAGTAGTGGAGAGAAtacggcagcagcagcaggatgtGGTGCAGCCACGTCCAGCAGTGAGAGAGGTGGAAGATGATTGGTTTACTCTTCTGGATAAGTCCCTTAAGAAAACAG ccGCTGTCTCGGAGCGCGAGCAGCTCCCAGCACAGGTCACAGTTCCAGCTGCTGCCGCGGCCACGAAAAAGATTACGATTTCTGAGACGAAACCGGAGTTTGAGAAACGGATCCTGGAAGAAAGACCCTCGCAAACACGTGTCAGTGATAATTGGTTTGTTCTACTCGAGGGTGACCTCAAAGCGTCAG CTGCGAGCGCCCAGAGGGGCACGCGCCCTGTCAGTGCTCCGGTCTTCTCCCAGGCTGCTCTGATGGAGGCGGGAATCCCCATGGCCCCTCTCGACCAGCCCCAGACCTCCACTCCAATCAAAACCAGCCGCCAGGAGGAACGGAAGCTGCAGGTCACCGTAGAAGCCGTGGAGCCCTCAAAAATCGAAACTGGGGCTGACGCCAAG CCAGCAGTGTGGAGGGACCAGAGAGAACTAGACTCATCACTGATATCCACCATGAATGGGGACATCCAG CACGAGTCTGAGACGACGAACACGGAGGTGGTGCGAATGCGAAAG aaAAGAGCTAAGAAAATTGAGGGTGACTCAATATATATCAGACATAGCCAATTAATGTTGGAG GATTTCGATAAGCCTCAGGAGGTGCTGCTCAGGCATCACGCCAGCATCAGtgagctgaagagaaacttcatGGAGGCGGTCCCAGATTCCAGGCCAAGTGAGTGGGATAAGCGCCTGTCCACACACTCTCCCTTCCGCACCCTGGGAATCAACGGTCAGCCTCTGCCCAGCGCGGATGGG TTTGTCATCCGCCTTCCGCGCGGCCCCCTGCTCGACTTCTACTCCAAACGCAGCTGA